In one window of Juglans regia cultivar Chandler chromosome 3, Walnut 2.0, whole genome shotgun sequence DNA:
- the LOC108985273 gene encoding aquaporin PIP2-4 — MAKDIEAAGQGGFSAKDYHDPPPAPLIDAEEFTQWSFYRAIIAEFIATLLFLYITVLTVIGYKSQTDKAKGGDDCGGVGILGIAWAFGGMIFVLVYCTAGISGGHINPAVTFGLFLARKVSLVRAVFYMAAQCLGAVCGCGLVKAFQKAYYSKYGGGANELADGYSKGTGLAAEIIGTFVLVYTVFSATDPKRNARDSHVPVLAPLPIGFAVFMVHLATIPITGTGINPARSFGAAVIYGKDKAWNDQWIFWVGPFIGAAIAAFYHQYILRAGAAKALGSFRSSSTI; from the exons ATGGCCAAGGACATTGAAGCTGCCGGTCAAGGTGGGTTCTCCGCCAAGGACTACCACGACCCACCGCCGGCGCCATTGATCGATGCCGAAGAGTTCACTCAGTGGTCCTTCTACAGGGCTATCATTGCCGAGTTCATTGCCACGCTTTTGTTCTTGTACATCACTGTTTTGACCGTGATTGGATACAAGAGCCAGACCGACAAGGCCAAGGGCGGCGACGATTGTGGCGGCGTTGGGATTCTCGGTATAGCTTGGGCCTTTGGGGGCATGATCTTCGTCCTCGTTTACTGTACAGCTGGCATTTCAG GAGGACACATTAACCCGGCGGTGACATTCGGGCTGTTTCTTGCGAGAAAGGTGTCGCTGGTCCGAGCGGTTTTCTATATGGCAGCTCAATGCTTGGGAGCCGTGTGCGGATGTGGGCTTGTGAAGGCATTCCAGAAAGCTTACTACAGCAAGTACGGTGGTGGAGCAAACGAGCTCGCTGATGGGTACAGCAAGGGCACTGGATTGGCCGCTGAGATCATCGGCACCTTTGTCCTTGTCTACACCGTCTTCTCTGCCACCGATCCCAAGAGAAATGCCAGAGATTCCCATGTACCT GTCTTGGCACCACTTCCAATCGGGTTTGCTGTGTTTATGGTTCATCTGGCTACCATTCCAATCACCGGAACTGGTATCAATCCGGCTCGAAGCTTCGGAGCTGCTGTCATCTACGGCAAGGACAAGGCATGGAATGACCAA TGGATTTTCTGGGTTGGACCATTCATTGGAGCTGCTATTGCTGCATTCTATCACCAGTACATCTTGAGAGCTGGCGCTGCTAAAGCTCTAGGATCCTTCAGAAGCTCTTCCAccatataa